The window GATGCTATTAAAAAGTTATGATTTTTCCCTCACAGCATTTTAACTTACATTCTTGCCAATTTAGTTAGGAGTTTTGGAGGTCTTTTCCACATGCAACTGTGTAAAGAATTGTTTCATACCgatttgttttccattaaggGATTTTTCAAGTATAATCACAGGCAAAATGTACCCTATGAAAGGAAGCAGAAGCTTCTAGCTCAAGTGATTTACACATTCTCCTGTCTATTGTGAGCAAGTCAGATGGTATTTTGTACTTTAAATTTTGATTGAACACCTTTATAAAGAACTTTTTATTCTTCATCTACAACTGGGGAAACTATGACAATATCCGTAATGTCGTATGGCAAGATCAATGCGAGCTGAACCTGCCTTCTAACAGGAGTTTATCAATCACCATGTTTAACACTCAGTTTATCAATCATCATGTTTCTTAACATTTCTGCACTTGGCCATCTCCATGGCAGAGGTCATATTATTTTCTTGCctcatgaaaacaaatgcaaaatataaacAGCAGCATTTGTATAGCTGACCTAGGGGGAATGTTCATGTAAAAAGACATGGTAGAACTATACAGTTTGAGTGTTTCCAGGACGTaacactgaagtttttaaagATAATAAGAATTTTGTTGTTGGGGAGGGGGGTTTATGAtttacagcagcatttctgcctAAATCCGATTGCTAATTTGAAGATAAAACATCTAACATAGTTACAAGTGTTTTCTTACCTTGGGGAGTCAATTCCACTGTCTCCTGTAATGCTGTGGTTTTCTGCCCCTTCTGAGTGTTTCTGCCCTGATATCACAGTGCATGCATGCTTAAaaaacagatctttttttcctagggGGTTTCTCATTTCTTTGGTCTGTGAGCCCAAAGCACAGCATGCCACTACTTCACCCATCTCATAGGTGAAGTTTTGCAAAGTGTTAGCATCTGCCTCAGCCTCATTAGTGTGGCAGAAATCTACTACACCTGAAGCCTTTGCCCATTCAGTAAGGccagtttcttcttcctttctgtgaCCTCTCAGAAGAATCTGACTGCACAAACaactttcttctgtgaaatctggTTTTGGATGCTCTTTTGAGCCATCTATTGATTCTGCAAAACTAGCACTTTCCTTACATCCATGCTCTCCAGAGTCATGTTTATTTACAGTTGTGTTATAAAGGGTGGGACAAGTATTAACCTTACGGTTTTTTAGGGACATAGCTGTCCCCAGCTTTTGCACAGTTTTACTCCAGTCTCTTGTACCTGAAAAAGCATGGCCAGGAGGCAGGTGACATGGTTCATTACCTTCAAAATTGTCATCCAGATATAACAAGTTACAGGTGTCACCATCATGTGCTTTTTGGTACAGAAGATGGCAGTTACCAGTAAATCCTTCACTTTCCGGCTTCATTGATAGGGGATGGCTGGCACAGTCATGTTTAAATGTAAGTTCACTCTTTTTATCAGTCTTTTGTCTGTATTTcacactaattttttttttattgggtGTATAATTTGAAAGAtggacatttttaaaatcatttgcTGTTTCATCTAATAACTCACATACAGTGTCAGCTTTGCACCTGCAATACTCGTCTTTCAGATGTAATGAAAATTTTGAATCTTCTTCGCATACACCATTATCCTCAGTGTAGGAGTGAGGGGATTTTTTAATATCCCCAGGATTTTGTTTCACTGTTCTTCTGTAGATGTTGTCTTCAGAAATATTATTCTCCAGAAAGTGTTTACTTTTATTATCTGTTTGCAAAGTACTGCCTTGCGGATAACTGAAGCTTTCACTTAAACTGTCTTTCTTTAGTTGGAGGGAAGACCTATTAGCATGGAGTAGTTTGTTTTGCTTAGCTTTGTCAGCCTGCGTTTCAGCAGCCAGCTGTTCAGTTTCATAGTTAAAGGTTTTTGAGGAATCCAAGGACCGTGGCCTCTGTAAAGCTCTTTCTGGCTTTTGAGTCCCGGTCTTCAGCTGACAGTTAATAGTACCTTTGTACCCTTTCACATAAAAGTTGCGTCTCCATGACAGACCCTGAAAAGGgttcttaatttgttttttatatatgACATGGGATTCCACTGCTACATCAGATGGCTGTTGGTTTCTGATAGGCAGTGACAAGTTCTCTTCCAGTTTCTCATTTTGGGATGTTCGCTCATGTATTTGAGATTTCCTGTTGCTTCTGCTtatctgcttctctttcttagATTTGGTTTTCCTggtgtgttttgctgttttacTTTGTGTCTTTTGAATACAACCCTTTGAAAGATGGGTTTGCCTTGAAACTTCAGCTGAGGTACCCTTACTGATAcattttttctgctcctcaaaCTTCTGCAT is drawn from Gavia stellata isolate bGavSte3 chromosome 9, bGavSte3.hap2, whole genome shotgun sequence and contains these coding sequences:
- the STOX1 gene encoding storkhead-box protein 1, which produces SPSFWTSGDVTPVLMNPLSQSHSISLAEGICRTISDMNADHVMVTQETLTEQLVKNYPGIAVPSRNILYNILGTLIKERKIYHTGEGYFIVTPNTYFITNDATEDSRRVSLEDSCCCSSPSVTYLVNIECCADLVKENIPAVSCYRSCRCFPDQNTLCEQRHLQLMNHEPNGGGKKGCSELKPSIQTQGISTSAENHSRDTIKSLTSVKEKLKSKKFGLGLFWRSASKKEESKKEYSTFSAQFPPKEWPVRDEDDLDNIPRDIEHEIIKRINPTLTVDNLIKHTILMQKFEEQKKCISKGTSAEVSRQTHLSKGCIQKTQSKTAKHTRKTKSKKEKQISRSNRKSQIHERTSQNEKLEENLSLPIRNQQPSDVAVESHVIYKKQIKNPFQGLSWRRNFYVKGYKGTINCQLKTGTQKPERALQRPRSLDSSKTFNYETEQLAAETQADKAKQNKLLHANRSSLQLKKDSLSESFSYPQGSTLQTDNKSKHFLENNISEDNIYRRTVKQNPGDIKKSPHSYTEDNGVCEEDSKFSLHLKDEYCRCKADTVCELLDETANDFKNVHLSNYTPNKKKISVKYRQKTDKKSELTFKHDCASHPLSMKPESEGFTGNCHLLYQKAHDGDTCNLLYLDDNFEGNEPCHLPPGHAFSGTRDWSKTVQKLGTAMSLKNRKVNTCPTLYNTTVNKHDSGEHGCKESASFAESIDGSKEHPKPDFTEESCLCSQILLRGHRKEEETGLTEWAKASGVVDFCHTNEAEADANTLQNFTYEMGEVVACCALGSQTKEMRNPLGKKDLFFKHACTVISGQKHSEGAENHSITGDSGIDSPRWTEKKMKLPAKF